A single region of the Streptomyces virginiae genome encodes:
- a CDS encoding recombinase family protein yields MHQHATADLYLRLSLDRDGATAIDRQEADCRAWAERNGLTVRKVHIDRGRSGYKNVSRKGFDAAITAAAAGVVGVLIVWKLDRLSRKGIGEVGKALDDIGRVGGRLVSVMDGLDTKNESARAAIAMLAELACNESRNLGMRVGNAKRYLRRRGQWIGGQPPYGLLVDPETKKLVHDSETAVYARLIADEALSGKALVHIARLLNEHGVQSARGGEWNASSVMQLLRSPAFAGLMPQTEYEEQPDGTRKYMNRVSPYRDPETLETVGIGEGIITVGERELILGQLEARTFPLAGKRHGHKQGKSLLTGMARCGLCGARMSKAGTSYQCSSHRMGRGCSGVSARVESIDDYVTRAFLSCLPALEPQHPLLAVIADRWAQREDPEVFAKRDAIEAEIADEGARLADLEEARYVRGEFTGADGIDRYERLAGRLRTRIDGLHADLVRMPTPSVDMSSLLDGGLLREAWETDDAAGRRERLGLAIDRVEVQRGRVGVRFNGDERCRIVWATRGEAGVESTGGRSDQMTVEAPYLFKRCSESP; encoded by the coding sequence GTGCACCAACACGCCACGGCTGACCTGTACTTGCGCCTGTCTCTGGACCGGGACGGCGCGACGGCGATCGACCGCCAGGAAGCCGACTGCCGCGCATGGGCGGAGCGGAACGGGCTGACCGTCCGCAAGGTCCACATCGACCGTGGGCGTTCCGGTTACAAGAACGTCAGCCGCAAGGGGTTCGACGCGGCGATCACAGCAGCCGCGGCCGGCGTCGTGGGCGTTCTGATCGTCTGGAAGCTCGACCGCCTGTCCCGCAAGGGCATCGGCGAGGTCGGCAAGGCACTGGACGACATAGGCCGGGTCGGCGGACGACTGGTCTCCGTCATGGACGGCCTCGACACGAAGAACGAGAGTGCCAGGGCCGCCATCGCGATGCTGGCGGAACTGGCGTGCAACGAGTCCCGCAACCTTGGGATGCGCGTGGGCAACGCCAAACGGTACCTACGCCGGCGGGGCCAGTGGATCGGCGGACAGCCGCCTTACGGGTTGCTGGTGGACCCGGAGACGAAAAAGCTCGTCCACGACTCCGAGACCGCCGTCTACGCCCGCCTCATCGCCGATGAGGCGCTCTCCGGGAAGGCTCTCGTCCACATCGCCCGATTGCTGAACGAGCACGGGGTGCAGTCCGCCCGTGGAGGCGAGTGGAACGCGTCCAGCGTCATGCAACTCCTTCGCTCACCGGCCTTCGCCGGTCTCATGCCGCAGACCGAGTACGAGGAGCAGCCGGACGGGACACGCAAGTACATGAATCGGGTCTCTCCCTACCGAGACCCGGAGACGCTGGAAACTGTGGGTATCGGCGAGGGGATCATCACGGTCGGGGAGCGGGAACTCATCCTCGGTCAGCTCGAAGCGCGCACCTTCCCTCTGGCGGGGAAGCGGCACGGTCACAAGCAAGGGAAGTCTTTGCTCACCGGGATGGCACGTTGCGGGCTCTGCGGGGCCCGGATGAGTAAGGCCGGCACGTCGTATCAGTGCTCCAGCCACCGGATGGGGCGAGGATGCTCCGGCGTATCGGCTCGGGTCGAGAGCATCGACGACTATGTGACCCGGGCATTCCTCTCATGCCTGCCGGCCCTGGAGCCCCAGCACCCGCTCCTCGCCGTGATCGCCGATCGCTGGGCACAGCGGGAGGACCCGGAGGTTTTCGCGAAGCGGGACGCGATCGAGGCGGAGATCGCGGACGAAGGGGCCCGTCTGGCGGACCTGGAGGAGGCCAGGTACGTCCGTGGCGAGTTCACCGGCGCAGACGGGATCGACCGGTACGAGCGGCTCGCAGGACGACTCCGTACCCGGATCGATGGGCTGCACGCGGATCTGGTGCGGATGCCGACCCCGTCCGTGGACATGTCTTCGCTCCTGGATGGGGGCCTGCTACGTGAGGCATGGGAAACCGATGATGCGGCCGGAAGGCGTGAACGCCTTGGGCTCGCGATCGATCGCGTGGAAGTTCAGCGGGGCAGGGTGGGCGTGAGGTTCAACGGTGACGAGCGCTGCCGGATCGTCTGGGCGACCAGAGGCGAGGCTGGGGTGGAGTCAACGGGGGGACGAAGTGACCAAATGACGGTCGAAGCCCCCTACCTCTTCAAGAGATGCTCTGAGTCGCCGTAG
- a CDS encoding NHL domain-containing thioredoxin family protein — protein MNDAAPAPTPAPAPRRARVRAPELIGKGGWINTGGKDLKLADFRGRTLILDFWTFCCINCLHVLDELRELEEKHRDTVVIIGVHSPKFVHEAEHAAVVDAVERYQVHHPVLDDPELATWKQYAVRAWPTLVVIDPEGYIVAQHAGEGHAHAIARLVEELEAEHEAKGTLRRGDGPYVAPEPVAGALRFPGKALLLPSGNLLVSDSTRHQLVELAADGESVVRRVGSGERGFGGDSFSEPQGLALLPDGRVVVADTVNHALRTYDPATGHVETVAGTGRQWWQGSPTSGPALEVDLSSPWDVAWWQGRVWIAMAGVHQLWTWDPEAGTVEVAAGTTNEGLLDGPAAEAWFAQPSGLAAAGDRLWIADSETSALRYVEAGDDGYVITSAVGTGLFDFGHRDGDAAQALLQHPLGVTALPDGSVAVCDTYNHALRRFDPATGQVSTLATDLREPSDAVLVGEDIVVVESAAHRLTRLRLPEEAVRVDAVAHRTQRAATEVAPGTLRLDVVFQAPSGQKLDTRYGPSTRLLVSSTPPELLAAGEGAGSDLFRELALNPEVTEGVLHVSAMAASCDDDPANEYPACHVHQQDWGVPVRVTAEGTSRLPLVLAGMDAEG, from the coding sequence ATGAACGATGCTGCCCCGGCGCCCACCCCCGCGCCCGCGCCCCGCCGTGCCCGAGTCCGTGCCCCCGAGCTGATCGGCAAGGGTGGTTGGATCAACACCGGAGGGAAGGATCTGAAGCTCGCCGACTTCCGAGGTCGCACATTGATCTTGGATTTTTGGACCTTCTGCTGCATCAACTGCCTGCACGTCCTCGACGAGCTGCGCGAGCTGGAGGAGAAGCACCGCGACACCGTCGTGATCATCGGTGTGCACTCCCCGAAGTTCGTGCACGAGGCCGAGCACGCCGCCGTCGTCGATGCCGTCGAGCGGTACCAGGTGCACCACCCCGTGCTGGACGATCCCGAGCTCGCGACCTGGAAGCAGTACGCCGTACGCGCCTGGCCCACGCTCGTCGTGATCGACCCCGAGGGGTACATCGTCGCCCAGCACGCCGGTGAGGGGCACGCGCACGCCATCGCCCGCCTGGTCGAGGAGCTGGAGGCCGAGCACGAGGCCAAGGGCACGCTGCGGCGCGGCGACGGGCCGTACGTGGCGCCCGAGCCGGTGGCCGGCGCCCTGCGGTTCCCCGGGAAGGCGCTGCTGCTGCCGTCCGGGAACCTGCTGGTCTCCGACTCCACCCGGCACCAGCTCGTGGAGCTGGCCGCCGACGGCGAGAGCGTCGTACGCCGCGTCGGCAGCGGCGAGCGCGGCTTCGGCGGGGACAGCTTCAGCGAGCCCCAGGGCCTCGCGCTGCTGCCCGACGGCAGGGTCGTCGTCGCCGACACCGTCAACCACGCCCTGCGCACCTACGACCCGGCCACGGGGCACGTGGAGACCGTCGCCGGGACCGGCCGGCAGTGGTGGCAGGGCTCCCCGACCTCCGGGCCGGCGCTGGAGGTGGACCTGTCCTCGCCGTGGGACGTGGCCTGGTGGCAGGGCCGGGTCTGGATCGCCATGGCCGGTGTGCACCAGCTGTGGACCTGGGACCCGGAGGCCGGGACGGTCGAGGTCGCGGCCGGTACGACCAACGAGGGGCTGCTCGACGGGCCGGCCGCCGAGGCCTGGTTCGCCCAGCCCTCTGGGCTCGCGGCCGCCGGGGACCGGCTGTGGATCGCGGACTCCGAGACCAGCGCCCTGCGCTACGTCGAAGCCGGTGACGACGGGTACGTGATCACGTCGGCCGTCGGTACCGGGCTGTTCGACTTCGGCCACCGCGACGGGGACGCCGCCCAGGCGCTGCTCCAGCACCCGCTCGGGGTGACCGCCCTGCCCGACGGTTCGGTCGCGGTGTGCGACACGTACAACCACGCGCTGCGCCGCTTCGACCCGGCCACCGGCCAGGTCTCGACGCTGGCGACCGATCTGCGCGAGCCCAGCGACGCCGTGCTGGTCGGTGAGGACATCGTGGTCGTCGAGTCGGCCGCGCACCGGCTGACGCGGCTGCGCCTGCCGGAGGAGGCGGTCCGCGTGGACGCGGTCGCCCACCGTACGCAGCGGGCCGCCACCGAGGTGGCCCCCGGCACGCTCCGCCTCGACGTGGTCTTCCAGGCGCCGAGCGGGCAGAAGCTCGACACCCGCTACGGGCCCTCCACGCGGCTGCTCGTCTCCTCGACCCCGCCCGAGCTGCTGGCGGCCGGCGAGGGGGCCGGGAGCGACCTGTTCCGGGAGCTGGCGTTGAACCCGGAGGTCACCGAGGGCGTCCTGCACGTCTCGGCGATGGCGGCGTCCTGCGACGACGACCCCGCCAACGAGTACCCGGCCTGCCACGTCCACCAGCAGGACTGGGGTGTGCCCGTCCGCGTCACCGCCGAGGGCACCTCCCGGCTGCCCCTCGTCCTCGCCGGGATGGACGCCGAGGGGTAG